The nucleotide sequence ACGTATCAATTCTGGACCAGGCACAATATTCCCACCAGTTGAACGTCATGGAGTGTTATTATATTCAACTCTATCGAACGGGATCAGTCAATTGTCGCCAGGAGGGAGCTGAGCTGCATAATTGCTACAGTCCAGTGATCTGGGAGGCGTCCAGAAGATTGTTGCTCTAAGTGTTTAGTTTCTCTGTGACAGTTTATGGGTTTTTCCTTATTAGTCCTAAATGTGTAACTTTTTTACCTTGACTAAGGTGTCTAGCATGTTAGAGTGAGTTTTggttgaatttttcatttttcaatttagtgtTTTCGTTaaactttcaaatattttcaattattttattagagTCAATAGCCCAGTTACTTTTCCTTGTTTTTCAATTAACTTTCAATCGTttctacatatttatttttgtattcaatttttttctgtcacAGAGCCTGATGATGGTATTAAATATACCGAAACGTTGCTGATTAGCATAAAATAGACGCTGTTTAAATTTTGGACTGCATTccgaaccccccccccccccaagtcATTCTACAATTCTCAGTCGTTAAATTATCTTCACATCTCCTTACAGATAATTAATTACAAACACCATTCATTTACATtgtgtaactatctaagaaaagaatttgtcactTGGAATTCAAATTACGaaagaaaatgaaggaaaatataatcaaaatggaagcaatatgaatttttctgatcaaaaactttaaatgactttccgcgaagcgagaagaggacaacaaaatgtattactTGATTAGAGTCCAAATTGCTATATGGGCTACCCTACTGGTGAGGCATATATACGAACACTCTCGCACCTGTCCGCCGCTCACAGAGATGTGCTATTCGCATCATTCTCTAAAAAAGAGTAGAAGCGACTCATTGTGGCATGGGTTTCGCGAATTATCTATActaacgtcagaattttttttaaaaaaggcaatttttgacaaaaattgcttctagtgagTAGGCACCATTAGAAAGAAGATCAGGAACGAGATATGAACCTACCGCCCGTTCCCTTCTTTCAACAAGATCCTCCCTCTGGATTGCTCGCGCGTATATCCTTACTTGTCCGAGTCTAGTCACTAACTAATTCCTTCTTTTGTCCGTTTCTTTATTAGTAATCTCTCTCTATTAGCGATCCCCGCTGAAGTCCAGGGGTGTCAAACACTTATCATGTATAACCCAGCGAGCccagttagctaaaaaaaagcagcattttcatcttattttagctgagtcgatcagcaaaaatatgctgaccggtcagcagttcttaaataaaaagtgctaaccaaatggaaatggcactgcctcgcaGGTGTCATTTTGAGGtcagcagaattcagctgaaaatatatatttttcagctACATTGAAAtgggttagcatttggtgttcGTTGGGGAGTGCAAGAGGGAGGAAAGTGGTTATGCCATGATGTTGTCCTACCATGACACACAAGTGAATAGGTCAATATCAAAGGATGTCAAATAGTCAAATTCCAGGTTTGGCAGTCGGCAAATCTGGGGTTTAAAAACTGTATTAAATTTTGACATATAGCGCcaaaatttgaaatgcaatatttttaatacgaaTTGATTTTCTGTAACATTtctttaaggagtgttgcttgaaaccttgtagatagtttatcgtttttgttttctctaaaatcatctaaaatcaataatacattttaaaatgaataaaaaaaatatagagcagctttggataatatttcgatcaccttgattctcatagtttcctttacccttccggaattcttctaaAGTCTTTTTCCCGTCATCTAATAGTTCGTAgaagtgactttttttttttctttgcattgtataatttctagagaATAAGTAAAAATCATGGAAAGAAATGGGCGAAAGTGCAAGCTGGAACGAAATTTGGTACATCTCCCCTAAAGTGAGATAGTAGAGAACAAAGAATTAGACCGAAATTCCTATTTTGACTTCAACGGTTAAAGGAGTTATCACagaaacttaaaattttaagatgatTCAAAATAACTTCAGTTAGTATTCGgtcaaaagttatttttttttactttaaataagataatttcttaaattattatataattttttaatgacgAGAAAGAGGACTTGACCcacaaaaattgattgaaatgtactaaaataataaGGTAAAAATCTGCCAAATTAAAGTCttcctaaaatatatttatcataCACTGGCAGTAAAAGCGAAAAGATTCTTATTTGAAAACTCAACTTATTTCGTTTTCACTTACGGATTCTTAAGATAATTAAGTGTACTTATATActgaaaaatcagaaaaatatgCTTCACTTTTaaaatccgttttttttttttaaatttttaaaggaaagtAAAGTTCAACGGATACCTATTGACACAAACGACCAAAACAgatcaatcaaaattttaactatCGTCCTATCTTTAATCACTTCTGCCTAATTTAAAATCGCGTAAATCATAATTGGCTTTGGATTCCCACAAAAATAGATATGCAAATCTGTGATTCTActttgaccacaaaaggtatcccTGCTCTTACATAACTGTTTGGCTTACCCTCTTGCCTTGGAAATTTTTTCAAACGCGCAATTCAAAACATTTAGGAAAACGCCGGATATACTCGAGAAAACCATCTGAAAAGCAACAAATTCCTACCTCCTGACCATGTTCTGCACAAAAGTAGTTCATCCAGCCCTGCGTGGGAATCAAATCAGTGGACGTGAGTATTTTTTTCCGGGAATAAAAGGGATTTTCTATGAGGATTTATTTATGATTGGCAGGAAACCTTTTTTACTGGGTTAACATAATCTTCAATACCGTGGACAAGAGACGCTTGAGGAAGGTTGGACCTGATCGACTCTGTGCTGAATGGGTGCTGAAAAATGGCGGTGCTGTGAGATTCTGTGAAAGCCCAAACAACCTCCTGGACAACTACAATCTCCTGCCTCCTGAAGACACCTCAAAGGTCACCCTGAAAGAGATCAACGCTACGAACAGTGCCATCATGACGATTGGATTTGCTCATTTGGAAGGCTGCTCAAAGATTGACAAAATCATCATTGAGAATTGCAAATTCGTGGACAATCGCGGATTCCATCACCTTGCCAAAGCCAATGAATCCCTGAAGCACCTGGAAATTGGCCAATGTGCCAATGTCAGCGATTCAGGACTGCTCGAACTGAAGAATTTGAGCAAATTGCAGAAGCTAGTGCTGAAAGATCTACCAGGAGTGAAAGATTGGCCAGGATTGGAAGCACAGCTGAAGACTCATCTCAAAGACTGCCAACTTCAATTTAAACCAACTTGACAGAAAACTTTCTATATTTACACTTAAAAGAGATACTTTTTGAAACCAATTTGTGAAATCTTAagaataatatattaaaaaaaaatcttactaaacacactttcatttttctttcgaaattatCTCACTGGGTGGTTGTTTGCCTTTGTATATCCTTCTTGTGAATGTTGATTTATGTACAAGAAACACAAGAGAggaagattttctttttaaatcttaaatgaGAATTCCTcgctaatatttttttctaataatattGGGGCTTTATATTCCGGATaaccataattttatttataaatttaacgtTTTGCAGAGAGATTGTATTGGGGTTACTGTGAGAGGTATTCTTAGAAATgtaatttaggccacgccccttctttaaaatcatttttagagGTCAAAGTCACAAAGAAGAAATTTTAGAAGAAATGATCACCGGGATGGTGTCTTCGGATTAAGGGAAAATGGTATGTTGTACAAGACAAGTGTCTTGGCTAAGTCGtaagtacagtagactttcgttcaatcggctcttttttaatcgggcgaaaaattttgttgacaattttcacgtttaattatgaagctaattcgctcaaattcgctgtagttcttcctattttatcgtgatcctttataatttagggctttttgtggaatttacaaaggctttgacgcccaattctatcgctaaaccggatgacattttgccccatattcccgattgagagagagtctactgtacatttttatttgcataaaatatcGTTGATGTCCGAAAACTCAAAACttaatttcgaaaattcaaacaaaattttctcagggttgtaaaaatttatcaaattcagaGTAAGAAGCTGTCAAAAGGAGTTACTCATAAATGATAAAGGGATTTAATAATGTATCAAAATTAATAAGAGCTTTGTTGCTTTGATTTTCTCCTCtttacttcgaaattcgaataggaaATTACATCAGTCATCATGCGTATCATGCGGACGAAATGAGAATTAAAAATGACTTTTCTTCGGAATTCGAAATCgctcttggaaaaattaaatttggtcagtaaaaaattagaagcattAAAATAATCATGTATAAGTTTTGACAatgcgaaaatatttttttttttatttcccatTACAACCATTTtagatgacaaaattttataaaagactgattttttttaaattggtttaacagacaaaaaatcaagaatttttgtgaattcaaatgattttccagcataaaacacttttttcacattaaggctataattcttgtGAGAATCACATATCAAATTTGAACTAAGCTACTGAGGGatgcttatgccctagacaaacttacgacttaagccgagagacgacttaatgtaattatgattaaaataatgatttcacTAAATTCCCTTCAGTTTCCCACTAGCTAAGACGTTTACCGGCATAAGCCTAGACAAATTAGTTAAAAACTGATTGGAATTTAGtcgaatcattattttgattataattacgttaatccaTCTCTTGGTTTAAGTTGTAACAGTGTTTAGGGCATTACAGAGCAACGAAATATTTATAGAGAGATATTTGAcagttttcaggaaaaattagtGTAGGAGCACTAAAGTCTTTCCCGACCGATTTGGAAACTGAGTACAGCTGTCCTCTTAGGTAGCTTTTTGCTCCAAAGCAATCAATTTTGTTCATAGAGGAACTTCCTATCAAAGAATGCTTTTggacaatgaaaaattaaatttgggtacagtagactcccgctcaatcggctcttttccaATCGGGCGCTAATTTTTGTTGACGATTTTCACGTctgatttttaaacaaatttgttcaaattcgctgtatttccccttgttttatcgtgattattaaaatttgagcgctttttgtggaatttataatgattcTGATGCcgaaatctctcgataatttggatgacatttggccccatatgcccgattgagagagagtctactgtaccaaaAAATGAAAAGCAGTAAAATCAGCAACTTTCATCGGATTCTCTGCAATGCTACTGTCCTCAGCTTCTGCTCTCCGAACGGTGCCAACCCGATTTGGTGCTGtttccttttcaatttaattccaATAGCATATGTGATTCTCTCAAGAATTATAGGCTTAATTGTGAAAAAGTGTGTTTTCTTgattacaattaaattttgatcagtaaaaacatATATCCGTAAATAGGAGAAAATactcatgcttcgtacgatcctaagcttcgtaatgactaaattttcaaatgtttctcaataattttgacTATAATCGctcccatattttaaaaactaggggaaagtgcctagtTTTAAACTATGCGGAGTCACTtttattcagaaacaggaaaaatttagtcatttacGAAGCTTAGGATCGTACGAATAATGGGCGTTTTTCCCTACTTAGATTTTTATGGATCAACATTTAATTGTTACGATTTCAGGTGTTTTTCTAcaagaaaatacaatttttcacattaagcCTATAATTCTTCCGAGAATCACATATGCGATTGGaactaaatttgaaaaaaggaaGAGCACCAAATCCGGTTTGAACCGTTCGGAAAGCGAAGTGAGTGAGCATCAATCGCCGTGGGCAGTTCACACTTAAGAAATTGAAATAAGGG is from Phlebotomus papatasi isolate M1 chromosome 1, Ppap_2.1, whole genome shotgun sequence and encodes:
- the LOC129799166 gene encoding ATP synthase subunit s, mitochondrial, which encodes MFCTKVVHPALRGNQISGRNLFYWVNIIFNTVDKRRLRKVGPDRLCAEWVLKNGGAVRFCESPNNLLDNYNLLPPEDTSKVTLKEINATNSAIMTIGFAHLEGCSKIDKIIIENCKFVDNRGFHHLAKANESLKHLEIGQCANVSDSGLLELKNLSKLQKLVLKDLPGVKDWPGLEAQLKTHLKDCQLQFKPT